A genomic stretch from Sinorhizobium terangae includes:
- a CDS encoding ABC transporter permease: MTLQSAAGPISAGPATERGFSARQYLVCLKGILVREGLRFLNQRERFISSLVRPLLWLFVFAAGFRQVLGVSIIPPYKTYVLYEVYITPGLCGMILLFSGMQSSLSMVYDREMGNMRTLLVSPFPRWFLLVSKLLAGVTVSILQVYAFLAIAWFWEVKPPWTGYFMVLPALFLAGMMLCSLGMLLSSMIKQLENFAGIMNFVIFPMYFASPALYPLWRIQESSPLLYKICLANPFTYAVELIRFALYGQVDWGSLLLVVAFTILFLGGAILAYDPSTGLLGRKQDTGGNA; this comes from the coding sequence ATGACTTTGCAATCTGCCGCAGGACCCATTTCGGCAGGCCCCGCTACGGAACGTGGCTTCAGCGCCCGCCAATATCTCGTATGCCTCAAAGGCATCCTGGTCCGGGAAGGGCTCCGCTTTCTCAATCAGCGAGAGCGCTTCATCTCGTCGCTGGTTCGTCCGCTGCTGTGGCTCTTCGTGTTTGCCGCAGGCTTCCGCCAGGTGCTCGGCGTTTCCATCATCCCGCCCTACAAGACCTACGTGCTGTACGAAGTCTATATCACGCCGGGCCTCTGCGGCATGATCCTATTGTTCAGCGGCATGCAGTCGTCGCTCTCGATGGTCTACGACCGGGAGATGGGAAACATGCGGACCCTGCTGGTCAGCCCCTTTCCGCGCTGGTTCCTGCTGGTCTCGAAGCTGCTTGCCGGCGTCACCGTATCGATCCTGCAGGTCTACGCCTTTCTCGCCATCGCGTGGTTCTGGGAAGTAAAACCGCCATGGACCGGTTACTTCATGGTCCTGCCGGCGCTCTTCCTGGCAGGGATGATGCTGTGCTCGCTCGGCATGCTTTTGTCATCGATGATCAAGCAACTGGAGAATTTCGCGGGGATCATGAACTTTGTGATCTTTCCGATGTATTTTGCCTCTCCCGCACTCTATCCCCTGTGGCGCATTCAGGAATCGAGTCCGCTTCTCTACAAGATCTGCCTCGCAAACCCGTTCACTTACGCGGTCGAGCTGATCCGCTTCGCCCTTTACGGACAGGTCGACTGGGGATCGCTCTTGCTCGTGGTTGCGTTCACCATCCTGTTTCTGGGCGGTGCGATCCTCGCCTATGACCCATCGACCGGCTTGCTCGGCCGCAAGCAGGATACCGGAGGAAACGCGTGA
- a CDS encoding ABC transporter substrate-binding protein — translation MPRFLVAFISVLLAVPSLSGTYAQESSPAPAGKTAPAKQVSEIKLGYLRAYAPQLALSVLDVPPRDEGVAGAEVAIGDNNTTGRFLGQKFTLDVSEVKPDADVVPAFNDMVSKGVLYILADLSAAQLLSIADLARDKGILIFNVGAPDDRLREEDCRANVFHTAPTRTMLADGLAQYLIWKQWRRWVLVYGSHEPDKLFADALRRAATRFGGEIVAEKEFTDTGTARRTDTGVVQIQRQMPVFTQGFPDHDVLLVADESEVFGTYVPFRTWIPRPVAGTAGLIPSAWHPASEQWGGTQIQNRFAKANGRRMLSKDMAAWTAARIIGDAATRTQSADPEKLAAFIRADDFSIAAFKGQRLTFRKWNWQLRQPIFLGDGRSVVSTSPQEGFLHQVSELDTLGIDQPETQCKLK, via the coding sequence GTGCCGCGTTTCCTCGTAGCGTTTATCTCTGTTCTTCTTGCGGTTCCGAGCCTCTCCGGTACCTACGCGCAGGAGTCTTCGCCCGCACCGGCCGGCAAGACGGCTCCAGCCAAACAGGTCTCGGAGATCAAGCTCGGCTACCTTCGTGCCTATGCGCCGCAACTTGCCCTTTCTGTGCTGGACGTGCCGCCGCGCGACGAAGGTGTCGCGGGGGCGGAGGTCGCGATCGGCGACAACAACACGACCGGCAGGTTCCTCGGACAGAAGTTTACGCTCGATGTGTCCGAGGTGAAGCCGGATGCCGACGTCGTACCTGCCTTCAATGACATGGTCTCGAAGGGCGTTCTCTACATTCTCGCCGATCTCTCCGCCGCGCAGCTTCTGTCGATTGCCGATCTCGCCCGTGACAAGGGCATTTTGATCTTCAACGTTGGTGCCCCGGACGACCGTCTGCGCGAGGAGGACTGCCGGGCGAACGTCTTCCACACGGCGCCGACGCGAACCATGCTCGCCGATGGGCTGGCGCAATATCTGATATGGAAACAGTGGCGCCGATGGGTGCTGGTCTACGGCTCTCATGAGCCGGACAAGCTGTTCGCCGATGCGCTCCGCCGCGCCGCGACCCGCTTCGGCGGCGAGATCGTGGCGGAAAAGGAATTCACCGATACCGGCACGGCGCGGCGGACGGATACCGGCGTGGTCCAGATCCAACGGCAGATGCCGGTTTTCACTCAAGGCTTCCCCGATCACGATGTGCTGCTCGTGGCCGACGAGAGCGAGGTTTTCGGAACCTATGTGCCGTTCCGGACCTGGATTCCGCGTCCGGTCGCCGGGACCGCCGGCCTGATCCCTTCTGCCTGGCATCCGGCCAGCGAGCAATGGGGCGGCACGCAGATACAGAACCGCTTCGCCAAGGCCAACGGCAGACGGATGTTGTCCAAGGACATGGCCGCGTGGACCGCTGCGAGGATTATCGGCGATGCTGCCACGCGCACGCAAAGTGCCGACCCCGAAAAGCTTGCGGCCTTCATTCGCGCCGATGACTTTTCGATCGCCGCGTTCAAGGGGCAGCGGCTGACCTTCCGCAAATGGAACTGGCAGTTGCGCCAGCCGATCTTCCTCGGAGACGGCCGTTCCGTCGTATCGACGTCGCCGCAGGAAGGATTCCTGCATCAGGTTTCCGAGCTCGACACGCTCGGGATCGATCAGCCGGAGACCCAATGCAAGCTGAAATAG
- a CDS encoding ABC transporter ATP-binding protein, whose product MQHVKANDGVSLPAALEVSGVNHSYGQKQVLSDISFSIAPQRFTVLLGLNGAGKTTLFSLISHLYSTRHGTIRIFGHDVRREPGEALRRLGIVFQARTLDLDLSVYQNLSYHASLHGIGRRDALSRIKALLAQIDMSDRLYDKARSLSGGQMRRIEIARALMHRPPLLLLDEATVGLDIRSRAEILATIRKSVLTDGISVLWATHLIDEVEETDHVIILDKGRVLADGRVDDVIGSCGAGSIREAFATLTGVASAPANGERR is encoded by the coding sequence ATGCAGCATGTTAAGGCCAATGATGGAGTGAGCTTGCCTGCCGCACTTGAAGTGTCGGGTGTCAATCATTCCTACGGCCAGAAGCAGGTTCTGTCCGACATTTCCTTTTCCATCGCGCCGCAACGCTTCACCGTCCTGCTCGGCCTCAACGGCGCCGGCAAGACGACGTTGTTCTCCTTGATCAGCCATCTCTACAGCACGCGCCACGGCACGATCCGTATCTTCGGCCACGACGTCCGCCGGGAGCCGGGCGAGGCGCTGCGCCGCCTCGGCATCGTGTTTCAGGCGCGCACGCTCGATCTCGATCTCAGCGTCTACCAGAATCTTTCCTACCACGCGTCGCTGCATGGGATCGGGCGAAGAGACGCCCTGTCGCGGATCAAGGCGCTGCTTGCTCAGATCGACATGAGCGACCGGTTATATGACAAGGCGCGCAGCCTTTCGGGCGGGCAGATGCGTCGCATCGAGATTGCACGGGCTCTCATGCATCGTCCGCCGCTTCTCTTGCTCGACGAGGCAACCGTGGGGCTGGACATCCGGTCGCGTGCGGAGATCCTCGCCACAATCCGTAAGTCGGTGCTGACCGATGGCATCAGCGTGTTATGGGCGACCCACCTCATCGATGAGGTGGAGGAAACCGACCACGTCATCATACTCGACAAGGGCCGGGTGCTCGCGGACGGCAGGGTAGATGACGTCATTGGTTCCTGTGGCGCAGGCAGCATTCGAGAGGCCTTTGCGACACTGACGGGGGTCGCCTCAGCTCCGGCCAATGGAGAACGCCGATGA
- a CDS encoding YVTN family beta-propeller repeat protein, translating into MLRRLTFLSAGFALAASAASPASAYMVYVSNEKDNTVTVVDSTTMEVVRTVDVGQRPRGITISHDGKFIYLCASDDDTIEIIDTATYEIVGTLPSGPDPELFVLSPDGKTLYVANEDDNLVTVIDLESRSVAMEVPVGVEPEGMGISPDGKSLVNTSETTNMAHFIDTETHEITDNVLVDARPRFAEFKPDNSEVWVSAEIGGTVSVIDNASREVKHKITFEIPGLRAEAIQPVGVRITADGKKAYVALGPANRVAVVNAQTYEVEKYVLVGQRVWQLAFTPDQKTIISTNGVSNDITFIDVATDEAVQSVTVGALPWGVVVSPD; encoded by the coding sequence ATGCTGCGAAGACTGACCTTTCTGTCGGCCGGGTTTGCCTTGGCAGCAAGCGCGGCGTCGCCGGCGTCCGCCTACATGGTCTACGTCTCCAACGAGAAGGACAACACGGTGACCGTCGTCGACTCGACCACGATGGAGGTGGTACGCACCGTCGATGTCGGCCAGCGGCCGCGCGGCATCACGATTTCGCACGACGGCAAGTTCATCTATCTCTGCGCAAGCGACGACGACACGATCGAGATCATCGACACGGCCACCTACGAGATCGTCGGGACGCTGCCCTCCGGTCCTGACCCCGAGCTCTTCGTGCTTTCTCCCGACGGCAAAACGCTCTACGTCGCCAATGAGGACGACAATCTGGTCACGGTCATCGACCTGGAGAGCAGGAGCGTGGCGATGGAGGTGCCCGTTGGCGTCGAACCCGAGGGAATGGGCATCAGCCCGGACGGGAAGTCGTTGGTCAACACCTCGGAAACGACCAACATGGCGCACTTCATCGACACCGAGACCCACGAGATCACCGACAATGTCCTCGTCGATGCCAGGCCGCGCTTTGCCGAGTTCAAACCCGACAATTCGGAGGTCTGGGTCAGCGCCGAAATCGGCGGCACGGTCTCGGTCATCGACAATGCGAGCCGTGAGGTGAAGCACAAGATCACCTTCGAGATTCCCGGCTTGCGCGCGGAAGCGATCCAGCCGGTCGGCGTGCGGATCACTGCCGATGGCAAGAAAGCCTATGTGGCGCTCGGCCCCGCCAATCGCGTCGCCGTGGTCAATGCGCAGACCTACGAGGTCGAAAAATATGTGCTCGTCGGGCAGCGGGTCTGGCAGCTCGCCTTCACGCCCGACCAGAAGACGATCATCAGCACCAACGGCGTTTCGAACGACATCACCTTCATCGACGTTGCCACCGATGAAGCGGTTCAGTCGGTGACCGTCGGGGCGCTGCCCTGGGGGGTGGTCGTCAGCCCGGACTGA